In Myxococcus stipitatus, a single window of DNA contains:
- a CDS encoding AMP-dependent synthetase/ligase gives MSAALPMTLAGQLWLQAEKRPHAVAIREKQRGLWRELSFRDYLDRVGWVARILWELGVRAGDSVAILSDNRPEWLFMDLGAQVLGARSVGIYQTNPAAEVAYILEDARCSVVLCEDQEQYDKVAAVADKTPSVRHVIVIETRGLRGVEDRRLQPWSDFLERGRVLLAMTPGWLREQLVQRSPDEAAMVIYTSGTTGAPKGALISSRNMLQGSELFVERLGLGPDDSVVSYLPLCHVAEKLFSLLLPLVAGGKVHFGEALETVQRDLAEVSPTVFLGVPRIWEKMHAAVLVKMKDASWLKRTLFDTFTRLGGRIRERHRAGQRRWWDSLAWFVGDLLVFRPLQERLGLRRCRVPFSGAAPISPELLAWFDGIGVAIREGYAQTEGAGSSHVNLPEATRLGTVGRTAPGVECRIAEDGEVLIRGANVFLGYLNRPDATAEVLDADGWLHTGDLGEVDADGYLRITGRKREILITSGGKNLSPERIQNALKNSPYIKEAVAIGDRRAFVTALVQVDPETVANWALRRGIAFTSYTDLTQRPEVRKLIEEEVARANEGLARVEQVRAFRLLPRELTQDAGEVTASLKVRRKAVLELHAALVEEMYARTRE, from the coding sequence ATGAGCGCCGCGCTGCCCATGACGCTGGCGGGCCAGCTCTGGCTCCAGGCGGAGAAGCGCCCCCACGCGGTCGCCATCCGCGAGAAGCAGCGCGGCCTGTGGAGGGAGCTGTCCTTCCGCGACTACCTGGACCGCGTGGGCTGGGTGGCCCGCATCCTCTGGGAGCTGGGCGTGCGCGCCGGGGACTCCGTCGCCATCCTCAGCGACAACCGGCCCGAATGGCTGTTCATGGACCTGGGCGCGCAGGTGCTCGGCGCGCGCTCGGTCGGCATCTACCAGACGAACCCCGCCGCGGAGGTCGCCTACATCCTCGAGGACGCGCGCTGCTCCGTCGTCCTCTGCGAGGACCAGGAGCAGTACGACAAGGTCGCCGCCGTCGCGGACAAGACGCCGTCGGTCCGACACGTCATCGTCATCGAGACGCGCGGCCTGCGCGGCGTCGAGGACCGCCGGCTCCAGCCCTGGTCGGACTTCCTGGAGCGCGGCCGCGTGCTGCTGGCCATGACGCCCGGGTGGCTGCGCGAGCAGCTGGTCCAGCGCTCGCCGGACGAGGCCGCCATGGTCATCTACACGTCCGGCACCACGGGCGCGCCCAAGGGGGCGCTCATCTCCAGCCGCAACATGCTCCAGGGCTCGGAGCTGTTCGTCGAGCGGCTGGGGCTGGGGCCCGACGACAGCGTCGTCTCCTACCTGCCGCTGTGCCACGTGGCGGAGAAGCTCTTCAGCCTGCTGCTACCGCTGGTCGCGGGCGGGAAGGTCCACTTCGGCGAGGCGCTGGAGACGGTGCAGCGCGACCTGGCCGAGGTGTCCCCCACCGTGTTCCTCGGCGTGCCGCGCATCTGGGAGAAGATGCACGCGGCGGTGTTGGTGAAGATGAAGGACGCGTCGTGGCTCAAGCGCACCCTCTTCGACACCTTCACCCGGCTGGGGGGCCGGATTCGCGAGCGCCACCGGGCCGGCCAGCGCCGCTGGTGGGATTCGCTCGCGTGGTTCGTGGGGGACCTGCTCGTCTTCCGGCCGCTCCAGGAGCGCCTGGGCCTGCGGCGCTGCCGGGTCCCCTTCTCCGGCGCGGCGCCCATCTCCCCGGAGCTGCTCGCGTGGTTCGACGGCATCGGCGTGGCCATCCGCGAGGGCTACGCCCAGACGGAGGGCGCGGGCAGCAGCCACGTCAACCTCCCGGAAGCCACGCGCCTGGGCACCGTGGGGCGCACCGCCCCGGGAGTCGAGTGTCGCATCGCCGAGGACGGCGAGGTGCTCATCCGCGGCGCCAACGTCTTCCTCGGCTACCTCAACCGTCCGGACGCCACCGCCGAGGTGCTCGACGCGGATGGGTGGCTGCACACCGGGGACCTGGGAGAGGTCGACGCGGACGGCTACCTGCGCATCACCGGCCGCAAGCGTGAAATCCTCATCACCTCCGGCGGGAAGAACCTCTCCCCCGAGCGCATCCAGAACGCGCTGAAGAACAGCCCATACATCAAGGAGGCGGTGGCCATTGGCGACCGCAGGGCCTTCGTCACCGCGCTGGTGCAGGTGGACCCGGAGACGGTGGCCAACTGGGCGCTGCGCCGGGGGATTGCCTTCACCTCGTACACGGACCTCACCCAGCGGCCCGAGGTGCGCAAGCTCATCGAGGAGGAGGTGGCCCGGGCCAACGAGGGGCTCGCGCGCGTGGAGCAGGTGCGGGCCTTCCGGCTGCTTCCGCGCGAGCTGACGCAGGACGCGGGCGAGGTGACGGCGTCGCTCAAGGTGCGGCGCAAGGCGGTGCTCGAGCTGCACGCGGCGCTGGTGGAAGAGATGTACGCGAGGACACGCGAATGA
- a CDS encoding branched-chain amino acid ABC transporter permease has product MPTRPLVIRYEDDLKLLPGAWHKAGAVLAVAVALAYPWLASARWLTVGNLGLVAIVGAAALMVLTGFAGQVSLGHAAFLALGAYTVAVLGGKLGWPFWLALPFAGGVCALVGVVIGAFALRLKGLYLAIVTLGLVFLTQHVLLAYPDVTNGLSGTAVPMSWWFRDDASAGGVPLGGTWTVGGVRLTFERKLYFVFLLLSGGAVWLTRNVQRSDSGRAMMAVRDQDLAAEVLGVDTTRAKLQAFGVSSFLAGVAGAMFAFQQQYITVEPPFDLNLSIQYIAMIVLGGVGSVFGAVSGALAFTFLSPLAETVGGAVPLLNQLTSAQQATVLLSVVVVLVLVREPLGLFGVWLRVRRYFEAWPFRY; this is encoded by the coding sequence ATGCCAACCCGCCCCCTGGTGATTCGCTACGAGGACGACCTGAAGTTGCTGCCCGGCGCGTGGCACAAGGCCGGCGCGGTGCTCGCGGTGGCCGTCGCCCTGGCCTATCCGTGGCTGGCCAGCGCGCGCTGGCTCACGGTGGGCAACCTGGGGCTCGTCGCCATCGTCGGCGCCGCCGCGCTGATGGTGCTGACGGGCTTCGCCGGGCAGGTGAGCCTGGGGCACGCGGCCTTCCTCGCGCTGGGCGCGTACACGGTGGCGGTGCTCGGCGGGAAGCTGGGGTGGCCGTTCTGGCTGGCGCTGCCCTTCGCGGGGGGCGTCTGTGCGCTCGTGGGCGTGGTCATCGGCGCGTTCGCGCTGCGGCTCAAGGGGCTCTACCTGGCCATCGTCACGCTGGGGCTGGTGTTCCTCACGCAGCACGTGCTGCTGGCCTATCCGGACGTGACGAACGGCCTGAGCGGGACGGCCGTGCCCATGTCCTGGTGGTTCCGCGACGACGCCAGCGCGGGCGGCGTGCCGCTGGGTGGCACGTGGACGGTGGGCGGGGTGCGGCTCACGTTCGAGCGGAAGCTCTACTTCGTGTTCCTGCTGCTGTCGGGCGGCGCGGTGTGGCTGACGCGCAACGTGCAGCGCTCCGACAGCGGGCGGGCGATGATGGCGGTGCGGGACCAGGACCTGGCGGCGGAGGTGCTCGGCGTCGACACGACGCGCGCCAAGCTCCAGGCGTTCGGCGTGTCGTCGTTCCTGGCGGGGGTGGCGGGGGCGATGTTCGCCTTCCAGCAGCAATACATCACCGTCGAGCCGCCGTTCGACCTGAACCTGTCCATCCAATACATCGCGATGATTGTGTTGGGCGGCGTGGGCTCCGTGTTCGGCGCGGTGAGCGGCGCGCTGGCGTTCACGTTCCTGAGCCCGCTGGCGGAGACGGTGGGCGGGGCGGTGCCGCTGCTGAATCAACTGACGTCGGCGCAGCAGGCGACGGTGTTGCTGTCGGTGGTGGTGGTGCTCGTGCTGGTGCGCGAGCCCCTGGGGCTGTTCGGGGTGTGGCTGCGGGTCCGGCGGTACTTCGAGGCGTGGCCGTTCCGTTACTGA
- a CDS encoding ABC transporter ATP-binding protein: MALLELDNVGLSFSGVRALDGVSFSIEAGALHAVIGPNGAGKSSLFNCVSGIHRHMEGRVWLDGKELTGLGPTAIAHLGVARMFQNLALFEHLTVLENLLLGRHTRYRTGLWSHLFWTRGARAEEVRHREKAEEVIDFLDLEHFRWMPVAVLPYGIRKRVELGRALCMEPRLLLLDEPTAGLNQEETEDMANHLLDIRHELGVTQVLIGHELRFVMDLATQVTVLDRGRVIANGPPASLREDARVLSAYVGGTVAA; encoded by the coding sequence ATGGCCCTGCTCGAGCTCGACAACGTCGGCCTCTCCTTCTCCGGAGTCCGCGCCCTGGATGGAGTCAGCTTCTCCATCGAGGCCGGCGCGCTGCACGCCGTGATTGGCCCCAATGGCGCCGGCAAGAGCAGCCTCTTCAACTGCGTCAGCGGCATCCACCGTCACATGGAGGGCCGGGTGTGGCTGGACGGCAAGGAGCTCACCGGCCTGGGGCCCACGGCCATCGCCCACCTGGGCGTGGCCCGGATGTTCCAGAACCTGGCCCTCTTCGAGCACCTGACGGTGCTGGAGAACCTGCTGCTCGGCCGCCACACGCGCTACCGCACCGGCCTGTGGAGCCACCTCTTCTGGACGCGCGGCGCGCGCGCGGAGGAGGTCCGGCACCGCGAGAAGGCCGAGGAGGTCATCGACTTCCTCGACCTGGAACACTTCCGGTGGATGCCGGTGGCGGTGCTGCCCTACGGCATCCGCAAGCGCGTGGAGCTGGGCCGCGCGCTGTGCATGGAGCCGCGCCTGCTCTTGCTCGACGAGCCCACCGCCGGCCTCAACCAGGAGGAGACGGAGGACATGGCCAACCACCTGCTCGACATCCGCCACGAGCTGGGCGTCACGCAGGTGCTCATCGGCCACGAACTGCGCTTCGTGATGGACCTGGCCACGCAGGTGACGGTGCTGGACCGCGGGCGCGTCATCGCGAACGGGCCGCCGGCGTCGCTGCGCGAGGACGCGCGCGTCTTGAGCGCATACGTCGGCGGGACGGTGGCGGCATGA
- a CDS encoding 3-oxoadipyl-CoA thiolase, which yields MNAFIYDGLRTPFGRHAGALAPVRPDDLLANVIRALMSRGPFEPDDVEDVVIGCTNQAGEDSRNVARHAALLAGLPVETGGVTVNRLCGSGLAAVLDAARAVLAGQGELFVAGGVESMSRAPFALAKAESAFSRDAKVFDTTLGARFPNPRLVARHGGDTMPETADNVARELGISREASDRFALASQQKYAAAKARGFFNGELVPVELPGRRGAVTTVEVDEHPRPETTLDKLAALKALAEDGVVTAGNASGINDGAAALLVGGLAVGERTGCKPLARIVSAAIAGVPPRTMGLGPVPAARKALERAGLSLADMDVIEINEAFAPQVLGCLKLLELDEDDSRVNPNGGAIAVGHPLGASGARLALTAARQLQVAGGRHALVSMCIGVGQGIAAVLERV from the coding sequence ATGAACGCCTTCATCTACGACGGGCTGCGCACTCCCTTCGGTCGCCATGCCGGCGCGCTCGCCCCGGTCCGCCCCGATGACCTGTTGGCCAACGTCATCCGAGCCCTGATGTCGCGAGGCCCCTTCGAGCCCGATGACGTGGAGGACGTCGTCATCGGCTGCACCAATCAAGCGGGCGAGGACAGCCGCAACGTGGCCCGACACGCGGCGTTGCTCGCGGGGCTGCCGGTGGAGACCGGAGGCGTGACGGTCAATCGCCTGTGTGGGAGCGGGCTGGCGGCGGTGCTCGACGCCGCGCGCGCCGTGCTCGCGGGACAGGGTGAGTTGTTCGTCGCCGGAGGCGTGGAGAGCATGAGCCGCGCCCCCTTCGCCCTGGCGAAGGCGGAGTCGGCCTTCAGTCGCGACGCGAAGGTCTTCGACACGACGCTGGGGGCGCGCTTCCCCAACCCCCGCCTCGTCGCGCGCCATGGCGGGGACACGATGCCGGAGACGGCCGACAACGTCGCCCGCGAGCTGGGCATCAGCCGTGAGGCGAGCGACCGGTTCGCGCTGGCCTCGCAACAGAAGTACGCGGCGGCGAAGGCCCGGGGATTCTTCAATGGGGAGCTGGTGCCCGTGGAGCTGCCAGGGCGTCGTGGTGCCGTCACCACGGTGGAGGTGGACGAACACCCGCGCCCGGAGACGACGCTCGACAAGCTGGCGGCGCTCAAGGCGCTCGCGGAGGACGGCGTCGTCACGGCGGGGAATGCCTCCGGCATCAACGACGGTGCCGCCGCGCTGCTCGTGGGCGGGCTGGCGGTGGGCGAGCGTACGGGGTGCAAGCCGCTGGCGCGCATCGTGTCGGCGGCCATCGCGGGCGTGCCTCCTCGCACGATGGGGCTGGGCCCCGTCCCGGCCGCGCGCAAGGCGCTGGAGCGGGCGGGCCTGTCGCTCGCGGACATGGACGTCATCGAAATCAACGAAGCCTTCGCGCCCCAGGTGCTGGGCTGCCTCAAGCTGCTCGAGCTGGACGAGGACGACAGCCGGGTGAATCCGAATGGTGGCGCCATCGCCGTGGGGCATCCGCTCGGGGCCTCGGGTGCGCGGCTGGCGCTGACGGCGGCGCGCCAGCTCCAGGTGGCCGGTGGACGCCACGCGCTGGTGAGCATGTGCATCGGCGTGGGGCAGGGCATCGCCGCAGTCCTCGAGCGCGTCTGA
- a CDS encoding branched-chain amino acid ABC transporter permease, with translation MTQLLQLTISGLALGASYALVALGFSVVYRASRLFNFAHGELLGLGAFLMTALAEVLPWWVALAATVSLTGGLAALLERAVLRRMVGRPVFTTIILTLFLGLLLRAGIVIAFGTDSRGMPTPWDAMAEVQVGDSTVLLSSLISLGATTAVLVGLHGLVKRTPLGVAMRASSENQEVALSLGIPVGRVLGFTWFLAGATAALAGVFLGMFPRSVDSNLGYVALRAFPAIIVGGLESVVGAVVAAFMLGVLEVLSQAYVNPHLGAFGHNLHAVFPYAAMILFLVLRPRGLWGEHEVRRV, from the coding sequence ATGACGCAGCTGCTCCAGCTCACCATCTCTGGACTGGCGCTCGGCGCGAGCTACGCGCTCGTCGCCCTGGGCTTCTCGGTGGTGTACCGGGCCTCCCGGCTCTTCAACTTCGCGCATGGCGAGCTGCTCGGCCTGGGCGCGTTCCTGATGACGGCGCTGGCGGAGGTGCTGCCCTGGTGGGTGGCGCTCGCCGCCACCGTGTCGCTCACCGGGGGCCTGGCCGCCCTGCTGGAGCGCGCGGTGCTGCGCCGCATGGTGGGCCGACCCGTCTTCACCACCATCATCCTGACGCTGTTCCTGGGCCTGCTCCTGCGCGCGGGCATCGTCATCGCCTTCGGCACGGACTCACGCGGCATGCCCACCCCGTGGGACGCCATGGCGGAGGTCCAGGTGGGCGACTCCACGGTGCTCCTGTCCTCGCTGATTTCGCTGGGCGCGACGACGGCGGTGCTCGTGGGGCTGCACGGGCTGGTGAAGCGCACGCCGCTGGGCGTGGCGATGCGCGCCTCGAGCGAGAACCAGGAGGTGGCGCTGTCGCTGGGCATCCCCGTGGGCCGGGTGCTCGGCTTCACCTGGTTCCTGGCGGGCGCGACGGCGGCGTTGGCGGGCGTCTTCCTGGGCATGTTCCCGCGTTCGGTGGACTCCAACCTGGGCTACGTCGCGCTGCGCGCCTTCCCCGCCATCATCGTGGGCGGCCTGGAGTCCGTGGTGGGCGCGGTGGTGGCCGCCTTCATGCTGGGCGTCCTGGAGGTGCTGTCGCAGGCGTACGTCAATCCGCACCTGGGCGCCTTCGGGCACAACCTCCACGCCGTCTTCCCCTACGCCGCGATGATCCTCTTCCTCGTCCTGCGTCCGCGCGGGCTGTGGGGAGAGCACGAGGTGCGCCGCGTCTAG
- a CDS encoding alpha/beta fold hydrolase: MDESKALRSAARILDEARERPGPRSVEVSEFIPLGGIQQAISIRGRDRDNPVLLFLHGGPGFPTMPVSYTFQAPWEEFFTVVQWDQRGSGRTYAANDPEKVGPTLTLERMVADAEELVTHLRERFGQQRIVLMGHSWGSYLGLELARRHPDWFSVYVGVGQAVDVFRNERQGYEAILAAARRAGNAEAVRELEALAPYPEADGTIPVQKIYVQRKWLTHFGGYLHGRTEDHYWGLVQLSPDYTPEGIDAFGPAISYSFERLWPQFDTVSFLDVTEVGCPVILFQGTHDITVSGSLASEWYERLRAPEKKLVWFEHSAHMVPMEEPGKVFQHLLQDVLPLARTGGASHASR, encoded by the coding sequence ATGGACGAGTCGAAGGCGCTCAGGTCTGCGGCGCGAATCCTGGACGAGGCGCGCGAGCGCCCGGGACCTCGGAGCGTGGAGGTGTCGGAGTTCATCCCCCTGGGGGGAATCCAGCAGGCCATCTCCATCCGGGGAAGGGACCGTGACAACCCGGTGCTGCTGTTCCTGCACGGGGGCCCGGGCTTCCCGACGATGCCGGTGAGCTACACGTTCCAGGCACCCTGGGAGGAGTTCTTCACCGTTGTCCAGTGGGACCAGCGCGGTTCGGGGAGGACGTACGCCGCGAACGACCCGGAGAAGGTCGGGCCCACGCTGACGCTCGAGCGGATGGTCGCCGACGCGGAGGAGCTCGTGACGCACCTGCGCGAGCGCTTCGGCCAGCAGCGCATCGTCCTGATGGGGCACTCGTGGGGGTCCTACCTCGGCCTGGAGCTGGCGCGCCGACACCCGGACTGGTTCTCCGTCTACGTCGGCGTGGGGCAGGCGGTGGACGTCTTCCGGAACGAACGTCAGGGCTACGAGGCAATCCTCGCTGCCGCGCGACGCGCGGGGAACGCGGAGGCGGTCCGGGAGCTGGAGGCCCTGGCTCCCTATCCGGAAGCGGACGGCACCATCCCCGTGCAGAAGATCTACGTCCAGCGCAAGTGGCTCACCCACTTCGGGGGGTATCTCCACGGGCGCACGGAAGACCACTACTGGGGGCTCGTCCAGCTCAGCCCCGACTACACCCCGGAGGGCATCGACGCGTTCGGCCCGGCCATCAGCTACAGCTTCGAGCGGCTGTGGCCCCAGTTCGACACCGTGAGCTTCCTGGACGTGACGGAGGTGGGGTGCCCCGTCATCCTCTTCCAGGGCACGCATGACATCACCGTGTCCGGCTCCCTGGCGTCCGAGTGGTACGAGCGCCTGCGCGCCCCGGAGAAGAAGCTCGTCTGGTTCGAGCACTCCGCGCACATGGTGCCCATGGAGGAGCCGGGCAAGGTGTTCCAGCACCTGCTCCAGGACGTCCTGCCGCTGGCGAGGACGGGCGGCGCGTCTCACGCGTCACGCTGA
- a CDS encoding Zn-dependent alcohol dehydrogenase, which produces MKAAVCFEKDVLTIDDLRFEPPRARELLVRMVACGVCHTDLSVLNGTVKMKLPCVLGHEGAGIVEEVGEDVTHVKKGDKVVLSWVAQCGECYFCRIQRPNLCELGERINSANRMADGSTRLYKDTRELNSFSALGALAEYAVVPARAAVRLPEDAPLDKAALIGCAVATGVGAVFNTAQMPPGATVAVFGTGGVGLNIIQGAVLAKAERIIAVDVNPKKLEFAKVFGATDVVDASAGDPVAAIRELTRGRGADYAYEAVGRKETIEQAYLCTRKAGTCVVVGVGSVKEQISLNVFVLPLFEKRLLGSWFGTADVHKDMPRLLDLYRDGKLKLDELVTTTYRLDQLDQAFADMKSGVNARGVVLF; this is translated from the coding sequence ATGAAGGCCGCCGTGTGTTTCGAGAAGGACGTGTTGACCATCGACGACCTGCGCTTCGAGCCCCCGCGAGCACGCGAGCTGCTGGTGCGCATGGTGGCCTGCGGCGTGTGTCACACGGACCTGTCCGTGCTGAACGGCACCGTGAAGATGAAGCTCCCCTGTGTGCTGGGACACGAGGGCGCGGGCATCGTGGAGGAGGTCGGAGAGGACGTCACCCACGTGAAGAAGGGCGACAAGGTCGTCCTCTCCTGGGTTGCGCAATGTGGCGAGTGCTACTTCTGTCGCATCCAACGTCCCAACCTGTGTGAGCTGGGCGAGCGCATCAACTCGGCCAACCGCATGGCCGATGGAAGCACGCGGCTCTACAAGGACACGCGGGAGCTGAACTCGTTCTCCGCGCTCGGGGCGTTGGCGGAGTACGCGGTGGTGCCGGCTCGCGCCGCGGTGCGGCTGCCGGAGGACGCGCCGCTCGACAAGGCCGCGCTGATTGGCTGCGCGGTGGCCACGGGCGTGGGCGCGGTGTTCAACACGGCGCAGATGCCGCCCGGAGCCACGGTGGCGGTGTTCGGCACCGGAGGCGTGGGGCTGAACATCATCCAGGGCGCGGTGCTCGCCAAGGCGGAGCGCATCATCGCGGTGGACGTGAACCCGAAGAAGCTGGAGTTCGCCAAGGTGTTCGGCGCGACGGACGTCGTGGACGCGAGCGCGGGGGACCCGGTGGCCGCGATTCGCGAGCTGACGCGTGGACGCGGGGCGGATTACGCGTATGAGGCGGTGGGGCGCAAGGAGACCATCGAGCAGGCGTACCTGTGCACGCGCAAGGCGGGCACGTGCGTCGTCGTCGGCGTGGGCAGCGTGAAGGAGCAGATCAGCCTCAACGTCTTCGTGCTGCCGCTGTTCGAGAAGCGGCTGCTCGGCTCCTGGTTCGGCACGGCGGACGTCCACAAGGACATGCCCAGGCTGCTGGACCTCTATCGGGACGGCAAGCTCAAGCTCGATGAGCTGGTGACGACGACGTACAGGCTGGACCAACTCGACCAGGCCTTCGCGGACATGAAGAGCGGCGTGAACGCCCGAGGGGTCGTGCTCTTCTGA
- a CDS encoding aldehyde dehydrogenase family protein, translated as MQVFDKLYIGGEWVAPSGPGHIDVVSASTEEVMGRVPEGTVEDVERAVRAARAAFESWSTLPVAARVDVLKRLQEGLTARQDELARTITGEVGMPLGLAKAIQVGTPITVTGSYVKLLQEHAFEEQVGNSLVVREPVGVVACITPWNYPLHQIVAKVAPALAAGCTVVLKPSEVAPLNAFILAEVLHAAGLPAGVFNLVSGTGLGVGEALVSHPQVDMVSFTGSTRAGRRVSELAAATVKRVALELGGKSASILLDDVNLKNAVKRSVGNCFLNSGQTCTAHTRLLVPRALHEEAARLAAETAATFTVGDPFKNEAKLGPVISHVQRARVRQYIELGLREGARLVAGGPEQPEGLPKGYYVKPTVFADVAPEMVIAQEEIFGPVLTILPYADEDDAVRIANGTIYGLAGGVWSEDVERAKRVARRLRTGQVDINGGRFNPLAPFGGYRQSGNGRELGRYGLEEFQELKAIQL; from the coding sequence ATGCAGGTCTTCGACAAGCTCTACATCGGCGGTGAGTGGGTGGCGCCTTCGGGTCCGGGGCACATCGACGTGGTCAGCGCCTCCACCGAGGAGGTGATGGGGCGCGTCCCCGAGGGCACGGTGGAGGACGTGGAGCGGGCGGTGCGCGCGGCGCGCGCGGCCTTCGAGTCCTGGTCCACGCTGCCTGTCGCCGCGCGTGTCGACGTGCTGAAGCGCCTCCAGGAGGGGCTGACGGCGCGGCAGGACGAGCTGGCGCGGACCATCACCGGCGAGGTGGGCATGCCGCTGGGGCTGGCGAAGGCCATCCAGGTGGGCACGCCCATCACGGTGACGGGCTCGTACGTGAAGCTCCTCCAGGAGCACGCCTTCGAGGAGCAGGTAGGCAACTCCCTGGTGGTGCGCGAGCCCGTGGGGGTCGTCGCCTGCATCACTCCGTGGAACTACCCGCTGCATCAAATCGTGGCCAAGGTGGCGCCCGCGCTGGCGGCCGGGTGCACCGTGGTGCTCAAGCCCAGCGAGGTGGCGCCGCTCAATGCCTTCATCCTCGCGGAGGTCCTCCACGCGGCGGGGTTGCCCGCGGGCGTCTTCAACCTCGTCTCGGGGACGGGCCTGGGGGTAGGCGAGGCGCTCGTCAGCCACCCGCAGGTGGACATGGTCTCCTTCACGGGCTCGACGCGCGCCGGGCGCCGGGTGTCGGAGCTGGCCGCCGCCACCGTGAAGCGCGTGGCGCTGGAGCTGGGCGGCAAGTCCGCCTCCATCCTGCTGGATGACGTGAACCTCAAGAACGCGGTGAAGCGGAGCGTGGGCAACTGCTTCCTCAACTCGGGGCAGACCTGCACGGCGCACACGCGGCTGCTGGTGCCCCGCGCGCTGCACGAGGAGGCGGCGCGGCTGGCGGCGGAGACGGCGGCGACCTTCACCGTCGGGGACCCATTCAAGAACGAGGCGAAGCTGGGGCCGGTCATCTCCCACGTCCAGCGCGCGCGGGTCCGGCAGTACATCGAGCTGGGGCTTCGCGAGGGTGCACGGCTGGTCGCGGGTGGGCCCGAGCAACCCGAGGGGCTCCCCAAGGGCTACTACGTGAAGCCCACCGTCTTCGCGGACGTCGCCCCGGAGATGGTCATCGCGCAGGAGGAGATCTTCGGCCCCGTGCTGACCATCCTGCCCTACGCGGACGAGGACGACGCGGTCCGCATCGCCAATGGCACCATCTACGGGCTTGCGGGAGGCGTCTGGTCCGAGGACGTGGAGCGCGCGAAGCGCGTCGCGCGCCGCCTGCGCACCGGCCAGGTGGACATCAATGGTGGACGCTTCAATCCACTGGCTCCGTTCGGGGGCTACCGACAGTCGGGCAACGGCCGCGAGCTGGGCCGCTACGGGCTGGAGGAGTTCCAGGAACTGAAGGCCATCCAACTCTGA
- a CDS encoding transporter, protein MKRMLLAVLFVSLLSASGAEAQQPDLRDYEAGFFVPHRGVITNMYLRHVSASGERDFSQLQAAFRATYVLKFGDLVVVPLDVSLPVVDVTVFQANPASPTGPKTALRASGVGDITYIPTIGYGLVQNAELNTHTWFAFTPYVTLPTGSYDSNRFVNIGANRLVVRPQLVVGQRFMKAFTAEAMVNVAFQGDNDEFLLPTAEGAAKVTMSQAPTFGGIFHLGMDLSPTFFTGVGYLIDKAGKRTVETGAGELEITPSQTVQSLRLTMGIRLEKASTLMLQFQPDIDVSEGVTKSQYVGARFTHVFF, encoded by the coding sequence ATGAAGCGCATGCTGCTTGCCGTCCTGTTCGTGTCGCTCCTGTCCGCGTCCGGTGCCGAGGCCCAGCAGCCGGACCTGCGTGACTACGAGGCGGGCTTTTTCGTCCCGCACCGCGGCGTCATCACCAACATGTACCTGCGTCACGTCTCCGCCTCCGGCGAGCGCGACTTCTCGCAACTCCAGGCGGCCTTCCGCGCCACGTACGTGCTGAAGTTCGGGGACCTCGTCGTCGTGCCGCTCGACGTGAGCCTGCCCGTCGTGGACGTCACGGTGTTCCAGGCCAACCCGGCGTCGCCCACCGGGCCCAAGACGGCGCTGCGCGCCTCGGGCGTGGGTGACATCACCTACATCCCGACGATTGGCTATGGGCTGGTGCAGAACGCGGAGCTCAACACCCATACATGGTTCGCGTTCACGCCCTACGTCACGCTTCCGACGGGCAGCTATGACAGCAACCGGTTCGTGAACATCGGCGCCAACCGCCTGGTGGTGCGGCCGCAGCTCGTCGTGGGGCAGCGCTTCATGAAGGCGTTCACCGCGGAGGCCATGGTGAACGTGGCGTTCCAGGGGGACAACGACGAGTTCCTCCTGCCCACGGCGGAGGGCGCGGCGAAGGTGACGATGAGCCAGGCGCCGACGTTCGGCGGCATCTTCCACCTGGGCATGGACCTGTCCCCCACGTTCTTCACCGGCGTGGGCTACCTCATCGACAAGGCGGGCAAGCGCACGGTGGAGACGGGCGCGGGGGAGCTGGAGATCACCCCCAGCCAGACGGTGCAGTCGCTGCGGCTGACCATGGGCATCCGCCTGGAGAAGGCCTCCACGCTGATGCTCCAGTTCCAGCCGGACATCGACGTGTCGGAGGGCGTGACGAAGAGCCAGTACGTCGGCGCGCGCTTCACGCACGTGTTCTTCTGA